In Miscanthus floridulus cultivar M001 chromosome 19, ASM1932011v1, whole genome shotgun sequence, the DNA window GGGTAGCCCACAGGATGTCATTGTAGACTTGGTGGCCCCACACTATGTTCTGCTCCTGAAGCTGCTGTCGGAGCCAACTGTTCTCTTCTACTAACACATCATTGTTGTTGAGCAGGCGATCCCGAGCCTCCTGGCTGGTCTCATAAGGGACATCATTGTTGAAGTAAAAATGGTTGCAAGGGGATTATATTGATCGGGGGTGCACCACCCATTCTCCCCATAGCCATTCTAACGATCAGGAGTGCCGACGTAGCAGTCGCACATATGCGAGATGATTTCATCTTCGTCATCCTCTAAATTAGTGTTCTCGAGCAGCAGGTCATAGCTAGTAGGGTTGGCGAGTCCAGAGATATCTACATCATGCCAGTTAGCGATGCCATCAGAGGAGTCTAGATCTTCCTAGATGGTGCCTCCCTGACTGAGGTCATGGATGATGACTCCGATGAAACACAGGTCCAAGTCATCATCGCTGCATTCCCAGATTGATTGATCTGAGTTGTGACCCTCAGATTCTCCGGTGTGAGGTTTGGTGGGTACCACTATAGCTTGTGGAAGCTGAGTTGAGTAGATCGCCGCTACATTCCTTAACCTATTTGTTAATCAAGAGGGAACATGATTGGGTAGCGATGTTGGATCTACCTCAGGGGCAGGATCCTTATCCTTCTAGATTTGGAAAGTGACGTTGAGCTCATGCTCTCAAGTGGCTTCAGTGAGCAGGTGAGCATGGCAGGTCAGATGGCGGGCAAGGGGACAGTTCCTCCTCCAGTCCATCGGTGAAAGCATGGACCAGAGGGGACACTATTCCTCTTCCAGCTCAGGCGTCTCGAGTTCCTGCAAGCGTAGGTTCTTAAGTGGTCAGCAATGAAATCGAGCTTGCCGAAGGAGATCTTTTCACCTAGCCACATCTTCTCTGTGTCATCACCGAAGTTGAAGACGACACCCATCTGAAACACAATATGAATCTATACGCGAAAGgtccctacctagcacgccaactattATAAAAAATTAACTCCAGCAATACCTAGCGGCTACTCATGTAAGatgaatcagatggtagcacatgagacacaagatttataatgGTTCAGGCACGTAGGGGGTGATGTTGCTCTTCTTGTATTTGTATGCTCAGTTACAGAGGCTTCTGCTCCTAGCTACATAGTAGATGGGATGAAGGAGAATGAATCGGATCCCGATCGTGAAGCCCCTACTCCCCCTTATATAGCCTGAGAGAGTAGGGTTACAATGAGCACGATTGACTAAAAGTTTTAATTCCTAGTGTTAAATGAAATGCATACTAGATTGATCCTACGCTATCATCTAGATATAGTGGCTTTGGATATTATTGATATGCCTTGAACTCCAAGTTGGTGAATTCGCCTAGCCTTCATGGgccttgttggcatttcttatgCTCATGTAGAATGTTCCGCAAGCGCACACAATTACCGCTGTAGAGTATTCTAGGGTACCATATTTATCCTCAGAGAAGCAATTGTTAAAGAACATGGTAGCTAactatcatgtatctactaactaataTACCAACTAAACTAGAGTGAGGGTAAAAGATATGTATGATACGGGTAATGACACACAAGACAAGTTCCAATGATAAAAGAGTAGTCTAGCGAGTGAGAACAACGAGCGAGCATAAGGTCTCCAAAGATCTATCTCTACTTGCATGGTTCTAACTTAGCATGTCAAGCTTCTTCAAGCAAGAACAATGTTCATACACAATTGCGCTTCAGATCACTAAGCCACTTAGCAACAGAAAGGAATGAGAAGGGAGCCACCTAGCACAAGAAGACCTAGATTTTAAGAACTTGCCCTAACGTGGTGGGATCAAAGGCTAGATAGGTCTGTCACCCCTACTAGCTACCACAAACAAACTGTGGAGCAAGCCACAGACACAGGTAAGCATATAGTCTAGACATCACGTCTACACTATATCTCACTACTCTAATCCGACGACTGGTGGAACTGATTAGAGAACCAGGTTAAGTTCAGTGAACCAACACAAAGGTATACTACCATTATTTACAACTATGACTATGCTAACAACTAATACAACACAACTAGTCACGTTGCAATAAAGTAAAGTACTAAGGAAAAgtagagaagataactatatgAAATAACTCAAGTCTTACAAAGAATGTAATACTAGAACCATACCAGACCTCCTTAAAGACTAGATCTAGAGACACCCAACTCACTCAAACTCCTaacactactactagtactacatcttgagagagagagagtagagagctccttgttgtggtgtGTCTTGAGAGTGAGGGTCTAGGGGTATTTATAGGTGGAGGTGGAGTAGAGGCTACTCCAgcgccacatcatcgatccatGTGACCTTCCATCTCCATCATTGGATCTAAACTGACCTTGAATCAAAGGTTGAGATTATGGGTGTACATGGAGGCATGCACTAAGGCGGTGGGTAGAAGCTAGATAGCGGGAGCCACCATGGGAGGTCGACTAGGTGGGACCTGTCTCTCCCTTCTAGAAGGTTGGCCCACTGCCATAGTGTGTGGTTGGCCACCTTGCGTACGTTGAATGCTTCgttgtgggcccatgaatccatgggACTTCATCTTCCACCCTTGAGAGAAAACATAGGTGTGATCCAAGGGTGGAGAATTGCTCTAGGGTGCTTCTCCTAGATCCTGCCACTTTGGCAGGTCCTGGTGGGTCCATAAGGGGGTTGGGCAACCCCCATATGGTGGGTCCACAGGTCCATCTTCTGCAGGTAGCTTCTAGAAGCATTGCTTATCATGATGGTGGAGTTGGTTTGTCCATTTGCTATACTTGGGTGGTCGGGAGACTGTCAAGTTGGGCCCCCAAGCTTGGTTTTTCGTCCATTTTGTGCCTACATTCAAATAgaggacatgtacatgtggaaccaagttatTTGAACCAAAATCATTCATGGTTGGCTTATGTCCTTTTGTATGTCATAGATTTGTGACATTTTTTACCAACTAGAATGTTGACAAAACCATCGTCAACAAGATCCCCCGCACTTAAGTCTTTGCTCATCCTTGAGTAAAGGTTAAAGATAAAGGAAACATGGGCATAACACCTTAAGATATATAGCTAACATGAAAGTCATTCCAAAACATTCCTTAAACAAGTGGGCTATATGTGGCACTAGCTAACATATATCCTTGAgcggttgaaaagtggaacagttcttcaagcaaagtcatcttcccaaatTCACATCTTAGTATCTAGGAGTTTTTCAAAGTTTTCACAAGAAAATGCATAGTtcacttatactcctcaaatggtactctcatGTCGCTCAATGGTGTATGATTCCTTAGCACGGCATAGCATTATCTTGCCTTCTTTTATTTCATCCTACTTCTCAACagtttatgtggagctcaggtagggataaaCATGATAGCATACTTGCATTGcgtatgttgtaaagtcaaaacaaggatcaagGAGATAAGTTTCATAATCCTAGATCTCTCTCTAACTTATGATTATTTTGAGACATGACTATcatttcttttttcattttttccATGCATGAGCTTCTTTTGCTCattcatctcttctttttttctttttttttgcatagcccatgtctctttttttctttttttttgcaagaACTATAGAGAGAGACCACACTATAAAaccttggagtatttatttagtggaaataaaagcatgtttttgcatagTTCTAGTGTAGAAGCAGCATCTATAAGTggcgtgtatgtgatcttgatcttgggagcatgacaaaattctcaacaagggtcaacatggtttgaccaaactcaacacaagtacaagtagcatatgtagaaggttttaagcatgcatgaacatcatatggctttggtaggaatttctcACCACTGAGGAGTTTGTGACACTATGGTTTTATGACATTTTTATTGGAAAACAAAATCTCCAAGCACTTTGAATAGAAAAGGTAGGGTTTCTAAGCTAGAACTATATtacacttcacaacaacttagtcaatatgatTTTCCTATCAagatattttcccacaagcatagGTATATGTCTATGGAATAAACTTCATGAAAGCCTCTATCTCAAAAATGTCataaacatgtcacttttcaaaaaTTTAATCCAAGGGTGGTTTTGGTTCATTTTAGATTGCATAAGGTCATGTCAAAGTATCACACATGTACCAAAAAGAGGAGAGAGGAAGTATCAAACCAACGTTTTGAAGTGAAGCATTCATAGTGGAGGCTAGCAAGTGGGCCCAAGGCCCCATGGTGGTGTCGGATGACCCCACCTGGAGGTACCTGGCCCTCCTAGGTGTGTCTCCTCTCCGAGGGATGTCTTCCtgtattttttgttttctattttgCCCTCTTCGGCACGTCGGGCGATATGCCTTTGGTGAGATTTTGGAAAATGGAACCTAGTACGTTGTTCCCTCTGTTGTCCTCTACATGTGTACCAAAATTGAGCTCAATTGGCCACATTTGGACCATCGGCCGATGGCCCTTTGGTGGCCAAATCGGCTCAATTTTTGTGTGGCAGCATTTTTCCCAGTGTTCATCACTGTTGTAGGTTCAGAATTTCCACTGGTGGAAACTAGGGGGTCAACCGACCCCCCACACTTCGCTCCAAGTGTGTTCTGGTCACAAAGATAagatagagatcaagtgcatgggttcTGCTAGTTAAAAACACCAGTAGAACCAAACTTTCATTTTCCTCTAGCCTTAGGCAAATTGAAAAGGATTAGGTTGATGTTATGTGCCTTGTTCATTCTTGTGACACATGTGATAAGATAAGAAAGATGAGACATTCTAGAAACATGTGATCAAGAGGTCTTTTTATTCATTTATTTAGATCCTTTTAGATCTAATAAAACAAAAGCGAAGGTATAAGAATACTTACCTTAGTGGGAGATGGGCTCCTGTCGACTAAAGAtgcttggcagtccaccgaggggacTACCCACGGTGGTAGATTTGTcggagaggtgagcgagatcaggaacgagatggtgacaagacacaagatttatacaggttcaggccgtcagcttgacgtaataccctaatcCTGTGTCTCGtaggtttgtattggctatcgtatatgATTACGTGTGTTTTgcgggggtcccctacccgccttatatagcccgggggtagggttacaggctGATTAGGTCTAAGCCTAATCCAGTAACAGATAATCTTTACATGGAATCTTACATTCGGCATATCATAACTGATTCTATGCGATCTTTAGGATGTCGCCGAAATGCCTTGCAACATGTGCTGGGTAGCACCGTGCGCCGCAAgctttcatcttgtgggctggaccgcccctgttGGTACAGCCCATGTGCATCGCCATGGGTACCTGGGGTCagaccccccatagctagtccccgagcgccttgtatccgcttgGTGACGCCATCTtgatcaagtctgagcagttTTGACATGAAGCCGATCAGCTTAACTGATGATCCGAGCGGTGAAAATGAAAGCCAACAAGTTTAACTGGTGATCTAGGCAGTGAATAAGCTTGCTGACCAGCTTAACTATTGTGCCGACCTGTGAGGATCGCTATCGACCATTTGAGGCTCACCaataggatgtaaggagctcaacagAAAAAATTGAGAATTCTTGatcggtgaagtgtacacacttaagtgCCAGCTGGATTGCGCCAATGACAAGATCACTGGAGCAAAGCAGAGGCATTAAGTGATAGGCTTGGCATAGCCAAAGCATCATGAATAACCAGTACATGCATCGTAAGGTGCAGTGTACACActatagtccccgagcctgagaTCAGGCAGAGAATACACCTAGTGTCAGGGTTTTGTAGAAGAAAAAATAGTCCCTAGCATAGCAAAAAATGCAACCAGTCCCCAGCTTTACTGAAGAATTGTGACATCAAAGGTcagtacattcaccgcaaggtgaagtatacACACTTAGTcaccgagcctgctagaagatgaagaataaatcttgtagcagggtcaaagaaaaatccTTGAAACCATGTCACCAATTAGTAGACACATTCGTGTTTAGCGAACAAACTGTAACAGTAATCAAATCTTCTTAGAGAAATCAGCGCTAGAATTATCAAAGCAAAATGAAGGACTCAAGCCACCTGTTGTTATCTTCCTATCGTAGGAAAACGCAATGGACCATTAAACGGAGACCACAGAGAAATCGGAGAGACGAGCAATAATTGCGGTCAAGCGCGTGCGCGTGGCGCATCGTTTGTGGGAGCGAGTGCGCGCGATGTggcacggtttcccaaaaaccctagagATGAAGGGGCAGGGGTGAACCATTATAAACCTGCCACGCTCCAGCGCACACTCCCCATTTCTTAGtcacatcgtcttcttcctcgcacaCACACACCTCCACGTTGGCGACCGCCCCGTCGCTAGGGCAGATCCAAGCGCAAAGCAACCTTCGCTCCCTAGATCTACTCAATGGTGCCGAAGAGATGCCATGAGGGTTCAAAGAAGGTGGCCTTTAGGATCCACCATGACGAGGAGTGGGTGTGGTCCATTAGTGGTGAGGCAGCACTGAATAGCCTGGTGGTCGACAGCGTGCTATCCAACAGGGCGACAGCGGGGTGGCGCTCGGTGGCTGATGAGGACTTTCCCACACCTTGAACCGATGAGTTGGTCATGTTCAAGGATTATTTCTTCCATGGCTTTGGCATTCCTATTCACCATTTCCTCCTCTATCTTATTTCCTATTATGGCATCAGTCTTTGCAATCTTTCCCCAAACTCCATCTTGCACATATCGATTTTTATCAATTTGTGTGAATCATACCTTGGAATCCTCCCCCATTTCAATCTATTCCACCACTTTTTCTGCCTTAAAGTCAAGGGGGGAACTAGCTCCCGAGTGGTTGGAGGAGCTTATCTATAGCTGCGGGACGAGATAATGAGCCAGTACATTGCCGTCCCCCTCAATACCAACGTGAAGCACTGGaactccaagtggttctacatcaagcaGGTGGAGCCGTTTGTTCATTGCGACATGGATCAAGTCTCAGCAAGCAACGCAAGGTGGTCGAAGAGACCCAACTCGAATgggatggagcaagtgagggagctgtTGACTTTGTTGGACCACAAGAGGCTTGATGGGGTCATTGTAGTGACAAACTTTTTTGGCAAATTCAGCCGTGCAAAGAGAGGGCAAAGTTCTTGAGGATATAGAATGAGATGATGTCAAGCACCACATCACGATGCTATTCAACTTGATGGCGCACACTACCATCAGGGATTGGTAGAGGGCTTACAACATTACGAGCCTCCCCTGGTGGTAAGAATTTTCTTATCGTGTACACTTGTTCTTTGACATTGCGCGTCGTACTGATTGGTGGTTTTGAAGATCCATGGATAGGATCGGGCAGTGTATTTCTCTAGGTGCTATCAGACGATTGGCCAACCACAGTGGATGCTCGGCCAAGTAGTCCCTAGCATTAGTCTAGCTTGGGTATGGCGAGGAGAGGTCAACTAGTCCTAGAGATGAAGACGACGACAGGCAGACCTCTTATGTCTGCAAGAAGGTTCAAAGGAAGCGGCCAGTAGGAGATGAGCCAACCCTAAAGTAAAGAAAAACATCAAGCTCCTCCCTTCATGATGAGGGAGGTGTTAGCATCGGAGGTCCTACCTAGCCCCGGAGGTGGCAGATGGTGCTGTCAGAATCATCTAACGACAATGAGATGGCGGTTCCTCCTCCTCTAAGCAACAAGACACCTCTGCTAGCTGCTCCGGCTGGAGCAGAGATGAGGGAGAGGCATCGAGCATGGGAGGCCACGGCCCAAGTCCCCGAGCCTACTCATGTGGATAGGCTAGAGGCGGTAGGGATGACCAGCCCAAGGATGGTGGGAGCACTAGACGGGTCTGCTGTAGGACAAGGTGGCTCAAGGAGGGCATGCCAGTTTAGGACCATGCAGCAAGAATCTCAATTGTAAGTGGTCTTCATTTGCATCATTTTGTTAGAGTGAGGTTGTTGTTTGACAGATCTATTTCCTTGTCATAGCGTGGAGTCGACTGAAGAGCTACATCCGTTAGTTGCTGATGACAGGCAGTGCAAGGCAGAATTGGAAACTCCTGTCGCTAAGCAGGGCAGAGCAGGAGTGAGCCCGGTTGCCCTTGTCCTAGAACACTCACTGGTTGCAGACCTAGTTGCCCCCACCATGGAGGAGCCGCCAGTTGCTAGGCCAACCTCCCCTGTTGGTAGGGCACATGATGAGGGTGACACCGCGGTCACATCGGATGATGAAGAGGCATAGGCCATGGCAGGCATGCTTGTTGACTCTACTGGAGCAGGAGTTGAGACCGCAGGGCATGCGCCACGTAGCGCAACGTAGGATCTGCCCATGGCTATAGAGCATGCGACACCCACGGTGTCACAAACAATGGAGATAGGCTCTGGACGTCCTGTCTAGGCATAGCAACATCCAAGGAGGTCCCCTAAGAGGAAAGCTACTATAGAAGTTGAAGAAATACCAAGGGAGCCCGCCTAGCCTCCTCAGGTCTTCCGCACAGTTCTCTAACATGGCAATGAGTTCGACATGCTAGAAGAGGAGGAGGCGAGCATGGAGGAGAATAGATTAAGGGCCGACCTATCGGCGATGATGGCCAATATTGAAGTAAGTCGAAAGCAACCTCATCATTATGTTCTTCTTAAGGTGTAGTCTTTAACCATTTGCCTCTACAGGGTGTGATGAAGACGTTCGAGCACCAACGACAACAACTGGATGAAATGGCTCTAGTTCTTGAGGAGAACAAGAGGCTACAGTCATTGGTGAATGACCTCAAGGCGAGGCTGACCAAAGTGCGCCACCGAGAGGAGGATCTAGAAGTGAAAGTCCTAGCGCTGGAGAAGGACCACCAAGTGCTGGAGTCGGAGAACCGCTCGTTGATCACGTGGCTTGACCAGCAAAAGGGTATGTTCCTGTGTCTTGCTTTGTTGATGCTCGGCGTCGTTAATTGTCTATGTATGTGACATGTCTTGTGTAGTTCTGGAGATGGAGCTCAATATTTCTCGTGAGGCCATCGCCCAACTTCaaaaggagaaggaagaggcagaggaGAAAGCCAAGAAGGTCACCGCAGATCTTGAACGTAAGAGTGTCTTTTGTGGTATCTGTTCTTGTAGTGTTAGGGGCATGTTTAACATGCTACTACTGTGTTGCAGAGTACCGATACAATGCGCAGGAGCAATTCCAAGTGTTCAAAGAGTAGGTGAAGGCCCTAGAGGACAAGCTGGAGGCAGTAGTTGTGTGGATAAAACCTGTGCTGGACTGCATCAGCTTTGAGTCGCTCGAGGGAACGGTGCTACTACCTAGCGATAGGCCTCCTCGACTAATTCTGAACTAGTGCCAAGGTGCCTAGGAAGACTTAAAGGCACTCACCCGCAGTGCCACCCATTCTGTCGTTGTCCACATGATCGTGGTGCTCCGGTCACACTATCCTTTGGTGAAGCTCAAGGTGATAATGACCGGCTATGCTCGAGGGACTAGTGGGGCGAAGATCGCGAAGCTGGAGGACGAGGCGAAGGAGGCAGCAGGAAAACTTACTAGAGATGTCAACCTATTCAGCGAGGGAGGGAACGATACCCAGTAggttagagaagaaaacaaatgTTTGTATGGAAATGCCATGTAAAGTTGCCTAGCAGTTGGTGTAAACAGTAAGTGTCGCTTTGGAGTTTGCTATATTCACATGTTAAATATGATTTAGTTGCTTTCCAATTAGTTTTATACCACGGCACAAGCCCTAGCTAGCCCCCAAGCTCTATAGCGTGGAATGGCTGGCACCCATGTATGCATAAGAGAAAAGAGCATtgccaaggagctgctgctgactgTCCATAGCACAGAGCGTGGCTCATGCACGCATAGGAGAAAGTCAAGACCAGAGCTGCTTCTGATGGCATGGGAAAAACGTGACTAGT includes these proteins:
- the LOC136526306 gene encoding uncharacterized protein, with product MASCRWGCSLIIAVIHGPVLTLIPSSSDTSSDEEEGGDIGAMVRDLDVTSQALHKESRETERLQLCLSAVETALDVVDRETTVAEAVAMEAQAQLAEEEEASMEENRLRADLSAMMANIEGVMKTFEHQRQQLDEMALVLEENKRLQSLVNDLKARLTKVRHREEDLEVKVLALEKDHQVLESENRSLITWLDQQKVLEMELNISREAIAQLQKEKEEAEEKAKKVTADLEQYRYNAQEQFQVFKE